In one window of Henckelia pumila isolate YLH828 chromosome 1, ASM3356847v2, whole genome shotgun sequence DNA:
- the LOC140875078 gene encoding lysine histidine transporter-like 8, producing the protein MEERPETELLSIPATPRTSTPEILTPSGQRSPRGSAAAGATTKSWTPTSFISPRFLSPIGTPMKRVLVNMKCYLEEVGHLTKLNPQDAWLPITESRNGNAHYAAFHNLNAGVGFQALVLPVAFSFLGWSWGIISLIIAYVWQLYTLWILVQLHEAVPGKRYNRYVELAQAAFGERLGVWLALFPTVYLSAGTATALILVGGETMKLFFQIVCGPLCSSNPLTTVEWYLVFTTLCIVLSQLPNLNSIAGLSLVGAVTAITYSTMVWVLSVSQPRPPTISYQPISLPTATASLFSVLNALGIIAFAFRGHNLALEIQATMPSTFKKPSHMPMWRGAKVAYVFVAMCVFPVAIGGYWAYGNLMPSGGILNALFAFHVHDISRGLLAMTFLLVVFSCLSSFQIYSMPVFDSFEAGYTSRTNRPCSVWVRSGFRVFYGFISLFIGVALPFLSSLAGLLGGLTLPVTFAYPCFMWVLVKKPTKYSFGWYFNWTLGWLGIAFSLAFSIGGIWSMVNSGMKLKFFKPPN; encoded by the exons ATGGAGGAGAGGCCGGAGACTGAGCTTTTATCGATTCCGGCGACTCCCCGAACCTCCACTCCAGAGATACTCACTCCATCCGGACAGAGATCGCCGCGGGGGTCGGCGGCGGCTGGCGCCACGACCAAGTCATGGACGCCGACTTCGTTCATATCTCCGAGGTTTTTGAGCCCCATAGGCACTCCGATGAAAAGGGTCTTGGTTAATATGAAGTGCTATTTGGAGGAAGTCGGGCATTTGACTAAGCTTAATCCTCAAGATGCATGGCTCCCCATTACCGAGTCGCGGAATGGGAATGCGCATTACGCTGCTTTTCACAATCTCAATGCTGGTGTTGGGTTCCAGGCTTTGGTTTTGCCTGTTGCTTTCTCTTTTCTTGGATG GAGTTGGGGAATAATCTCCTTAATAATAGCCTATGTTTGGCAATTGTACACATTGTGGATTCTGGTTCAGCTGCATGAAGCCGTCCCTGGAAAACGATACAATAGATATGTAGAACTTGCACAAGCAGCATTTG GTGAACGATTGGGTGTCTGGCTTGCTCTCTTTCCCACCGTTTACTTATCAGCTGGCACTGCAACAGCTCTGATTCTGGTCGGAGGGGAGACCATGAAATTATTCTTTCAGATTGTTTGTGGTCCACTTTGTTCATCGAATCCTTTAACAACTGTAGAGTGGTACCTGGTTTTCACGACCCTTTGTATCGTATTATCCCAACTCCCGAATCTCAACTCCATAGCAGGACTTTCGCTCGTAGGTGCTGTCACAGCCATCACATACTCGACTATGGTGTGGGTGCTCTCTGTCAGCCAACCGAGACCACCGACCATCTCATATCAACCAATCTCATTGCCTACTGCAACAGCTTCCCTGTTTTCCGTCTTGAATGCACTTGGAATCATAGCATTTGCATTCAGGGGCCATAATTTAGCCCTGGAGATTCAG GCAACAATGCCATCGACTTTCAAGAAACCATCTCATATGCCAATGTGGAGGGGAGCAAAGGTCGCCTACGTCTTTGTTGCCATGTGCGTCTTCCCGGTTGCCATTGGAGGTTATTGGGCTTATGGAAACCTT ATGCCTTCTGGAGGGATTCTCAACGCGCTATTCGCATTCCATGTTCACGACATATCAAGGGGACTTCTTGCCATGACATTTCTTCTCGTCGTGTTTAGTTGCTTGAGTAGCTTCCAGATATACTCAATGCCAGTATTCGACAGCTTTGAAGCAGGCTACACGAGCCGGACCAATCGACCTTGCTCAGTTTGGGTCCGATCAGGTTTCAGAGTGTTTTACGGGTTCATCTCCTTGTTCATCGGCGTGGCGCTTCCATTCTTGTCTAGTCTCGCAGGCTTATTAGGAGGGCTGACTCTGCCAGTCACGTTCGCATACCCGTGTTTCATGTGGGTTCTTGTTAAAAAACCAACGAAATACAGCTTCGGCTGGTATTTTAACTGGACACTGGGTTGGCTGGGTATTGCTTTTAGCTTGGCATTCTCCATTGGAGGCATTTGGAGCATGGTGAACAGTGGAATGaaactaaaattttttaagcctcctAACTAA
- the LOC140874750 gene encoding B3 domain-containing protein Os01g0723500-like isoform X2 yields the protein MCDIKRPYFLRGFAPSTCSERLNIPCSFIKHMEGRASGTTTLVGPSGNNWYAELILIGDGLFFSDGWEAFASDHFLEQGDFLVFGYDGDLQFTVLVFDQSMCEKEAALKVENHRDINKNGGHVVKKRDRDISALPDSIVEGVPKRGRCSEILSDCAYKIHLDSTSIGDDNGGTQEADQNNKLNNTVTVAVSPTAAVQNDYSDLSVRNRNTKLDMLLSPLEADRIARSFASSLPNFVKVMKRFNISGSYTLNIPYQFAMEHLPKCKLQVLLHSLKGGCWTVNSIPNTKLQTSHTFCGGWLSFVRDNDIDVGDICIFELVRKFELRVRILRVRKEGIGSHDSEAARDGVINGFTTSPKTSRRKSKIINKPSYDRGSVFGSLLDTCHVESEIGNSFGSADKRGSHTKGCMSMKSAPEEKIAAKYFVSTFPHFVRVMKKFNVCGSYTLFSVEHLPNLKTKIVLHNLNGQCWSVNSIPTKRVQTLHTFCGGWMAFVRDNDIQIGDICIFELTGKCEMRVHICGIGKKGLNYRNGVKNHAKPSDVEER from the exons ATGTGTGACATAAAAAGGCCCTACTTTCTTCGGGGTTTTGCCCCTTCTACGTGCTCAGAAAGATTG AATATACCTTGTAGCTTCATTAAACATATGGAAGGAAGAGCATCGGGTACCACTACTTTGGTTGGTCCTAGTGGAAATAATTGGTATGCGGAGTTAATATTGATTGGCGATGGCTTATTCTTCAGTGATGGTTGGGAAGCATTTGCTAGCGATCACTTTCTTGAACAAGGAGATTTTTTAGTTTTCGGATACGATGGAGATTTGCAGTTCACAGTGCTAGTTTTTGATCAGAGTATGTGCGAGAAGGAGGCCGCGCTTAAAGTTGAAAACCATCGAGATATCAACAAAAATGGTGGTCATGTGGTGAAAAAGAGAGACAGGGATATATCAGCTTTACCAGATAGCATAGTTGAAGGTGTTCCAAAAAGAGGAAGATGCTCCGAAATCTTATCCGATTGTGCGTACAAGATCCATTTAGACAGTACGAGTATTGGTGATGATAATGGCGGCACACAAGAGGcggatcaaaataataaattgaataataccGTAACTGTTGCTGTATCACCTACTGCTGCAGTTCAAAATGACTACTCGG ATCTATCTGTCAGGAATAGAAACACCAAGCTAGATATGCTATTATCACCATTGGAAGCAGACAGAATAGCCCGATCATTTGCCTCATCTCTACCCAACTTCGTAAAAGTCATGAAAAGGTTTAACATAAGTGGTTCTTATACTCTG AATATCCCTTACCAATTTGCAATGGAGCACCTTCCCAAATGCAAATTACAGGTGTTGCTTCATAGCCTAAAAGGAGGATGTTGGACTGTTAATTCAATTCCCAACACAAAACTGCAAACATCTCATACTTTCTGTGGAGGCTGGCTGAGTTTTGTTCGTGATAACGATATTGATGTCGGGGATATATGCATCTTTGAGCTTGTGCGCAAGTTTGAGCTCCGTGTTCGAATTCTTAGGGTTCGAAAGGAAGGTATTGGTAGTCATGATAGCGAGGCAGCTCGTGATGGGGTTATCAATGGTTTTACAACATCACCTAAAACGTCTAGACGAAAATCAAAGATCATAAATAAACCTTCTTACGACAGAGGATCAGTTTTCGGCTCTCTATTGGATACTTGCCACGTAGAATCAG AGATTGGTAATAGCTTTGGCTCTGCTGACAAAAGGGGTTCACACACTAAAGGGTGTATGTCAATGAAATCTGCGCCAGAAGAAAAAATTGCTGCTAAATACTTTGTATCGACTTTTCCTCATTTTGTCAGAGTCATGAAAAAATTCAACGTCTGTGGTTCATACACTCTG TTTTCTGTGGAACACCTGCCAAACTTGAAAACGAAGATTGTTCTGCATAATCTAAATGGACAATGCTGGAGTGTAAATTCGATCCCCACAAAAAGGGTTCAGACATTGCATACTTTTTGTGGAGGATGGATGGCCTTTGTTCGCGATAACGATATCCAGATCGGAGATATTTGCATTTTCGAGCTTACAGGAAAATGTGAAATGCGTGTACATATATGTGGAATCGGGAAGAAGGGTTTAAACTATCGAAATGGAGTGAAGAACCATGCCAAGCCATCAGATGTGGAGGAACGTTGA
- the LOC140874750 gene encoding B3 domain-containing protein Os01g0723500-like isoform X1: MCDIKRPYFLRGFAPSTCSERLNIPCSFIKHMEGRASGTTTLVGPSGNNWYAELILIGDGLFFSDGWEAFASDHFLEQGDFLVFGYDGDLQFTVLVFDQSMCEKEAALKVENHRDINKNGGHVVKKRDRDISALPDSIVEGVPKRGRCSEILSDCAYKIHLDSTSIGDDNGGTQEADQNNKLNNTVTVAVSPTAAVQNDYSDLSVRNRNTKLDMLLSPLEADRIARSFASSLPNFVKVMKRFNISGSYTLNIPYQFAMEHLPKCKLQVLLHSLKGGCWTVNSIPNTKLQTSHTFCGGWLSFVRDNDIDVGDICIFELVRKFELRVRILRVRKEGIGSHDSEAARDGVINGFTTSPKTSRRKSKIINKPSYDRGSVFGSLLDTCHVESEIGNSFGSADKRGSHTKGCMSMKSAPEEKIAAKYFVSTFPHFVRVMKKFNVCGSYTLKIPYQFSVEHLPNLKTKIVLHNLNGQCWSVNSIPTKRVQTLHTFCGGWMAFVRDNDIQIGDICIFELTGKCEMRVHICGIGKKGLNYRNGVKNHAKPSDVEER, translated from the exons ATGTGTGACATAAAAAGGCCCTACTTTCTTCGGGGTTTTGCCCCTTCTACGTGCTCAGAAAGATTG AATATACCTTGTAGCTTCATTAAACATATGGAAGGAAGAGCATCGGGTACCACTACTTTGGTTGGTCCTAGTGGAAATAATTGGTATGCGGAGTTAATATTGATTGGCGATGGCTTATTCTTCAGTGATGGTTGGGAAGCATTTGCTAGCGATCACTTTCTTGAACAAGGAGATTTTTTAGTTTTCGGATACGATGGAGATTTGCAGTTCACAGTGCTAGTTTTTGATCAGAGTATGTGCGAGAAGGAGGCCGCGCTTAAAGTTGAAAACCATCGAGATATCAACAAAAATGGTGGTCATGTGGTGAAAAAGAGAGACAGGGATATATCAGCTTTACCAGATAGCATAGTTGAAGGTGTTCCAAAAAGAGGAAGATGCTCCGAAATCTTATCCGATTGTGCGTACAAGATCCATTTAGACAGTACGAGTATTGGTGATGATAATGGCGGCACACAAGAGGcggatcaaaataataaattgaataataccGTAACTGTTGCTGTATCACCTACTGCTGCAGTTCAAAATGACTACTCGG ATCTATCTGTCAGGAATAGAAACACCAAGCTAGATATGCTATTATCACCATTGGAAGCAGACAGAATAGCCCGATCATTTGCCTCATCTCTACCCAACTTCGTAAAAGTCATGAAAAGGTTTAACATAAGTGGTTCTTATACTCTG AATATCCCTTACCAATTTGCAATGGAGCACCTTCCCAAATGCAAATTACAGGTGTTGCTTCATAGCCTAAAAGGAGGATGTTGGACTGTTAATTCAATTCCCAACACAAAACTGCAAACATCTCATACTTTCTGTGGAGGCTGGCTGAGTTTTGTTCGTGATAACGATATTGATGTCGGGGATATATGCATCTTTGAGCTTGTGCGCAAGTTTGAGCTCCGTGTTCGAATTCTTAGGGTTCGAAAGGAAGGTATTGGTAGTCATGATAGCGAGGCAGCTCGTGATGGGGTTATCAATGGTTTTACAACATCACCTAAAACGTCTAGACGAAAATCAAAGATCATAAATAAACCTTCTTACGACAGAGGATCAGTTTTCGGCTCTCTATTGGATACTTGCCACGTAGAATCAG AGATTGGTAATAGCTTTGGCTCTGCTGACAAAAGGGGTTCACACACTAAAGGGTGTATGTCAATGAAATCTGCGCCAGAAGAAAAAATTGCTGCTAAATACTTTGTATCGACTTTTCCTCATTTTGTCAGAGTCATGAAAAAATTCAACGTCTGTGGTTCATACACTCTG AAAATCCCATATCAGTTTTCTGTGGAACACCTGCCAAACTTGAAAACGAAGATTGTTCTGCATAATCTAAATGGACAATGCTGGAGTGTAAATTCGATCCCCACAAAAAGGGTTCAGACATTGCATACTTTTTGTGGAGGATGGATGGCCTTTGTTCGCGATAACGATATCCAGATCGGAGATATTTGCATTTTCGAGCTTACAGGAAAATGTGAAATGCGTGTACATATATGTGGAATCGGGAAGAAGGGTTTAAACTATCGAAATGGAGTGAAGAACCATGCCAAGCCATCAGATGTGGAGGAACGTTGA